A stretch of the Tachysurus fulvidraco isolate hzauxx_2018 chromosome 18, HZAU_PFXX_2.0, whole genome shotgun sequence genome encodes the following:
- the LOC113649022 gene encoding helix-loop-helix protein 2-like has protein sequence MMLSPDQTDPELPWSHSDAESVLSDMKAGCMSEEMNTDAEGKAKALTQQPLTREEKRRRRRATAKYRSAHATRERIRVEAFNVAFGELRKLLPTLPPDKKLSKIEILRLAICYISYLNHVLDV, from the coding sequence ATGATGCTGAGCCCAGATCAGACGGATCCCGAGCTGCCATGGAGCCACTCGGACGCCGAAAGTGTGTTAAGTGATATGAAGGCTGGTTGCATGTCCGAGGAGATGAACACGGACGCTGAAGGGAAAGCCAAAGCTCTCACACAGCAACCGCTCACCCGCGAGGAAAAGCGACGGCGCAGACGCGCAACAGCCAAGTACCGCTCGGCGCACGCGACTCGAGAGCGCATCCGTGTCGAGGCTTTTAACGTGGCGTTCGGTGAGCTGAGGAAGCTCCTGCCCACACTTCCACCTGACAAGAAGCTCTCCAAGATCGAGATCCTCAGACTGGCTATTTGTTACATCTCCTATCTGAATCATGTACTGGACGTTTAG